The Lycium barbarum isolate Lr01 chromosome 11, ASM1917538v2, whole genome shotgun sequence genome contains the following window.
TtgcttatcactaaatatgggtgaatcaagtagttcacatcaattcactataATGATCATTGGATTTAGTGCATATTCCTGACTCAaattaccatcaaattgattaagtattatatattgaccACTACTTattattgatttcctttgtttatcactaaatatcattgattctctttgttgatcactaaatataggTGAATCAAGTACCATTCGTTGCAACAACTATAATATTTGTTGATACAAGTGTAGTATCTattgcaacaactgtagtatctgttggataaaacacaacaagttacctactttctgcaacaagtcactccacttgttggaaaaacccaacatgtaacttagttgctgcaacaaggcctgtcagttgttgcaacagattgcttATTTGCTGGAAATCTTTTAGCAGTCGGATAAAACACATAttactagttgttgcaacaagtcctgttacttgttagataaaacccaacaagttacagagctgttgcTACAAATTCATTACTTGTTGAAAACTGTTcaacaatttattaacaacaatacacacatttgtgatttgaacacgatcaacatatcatatTAAACAAGTTCACAAGCAGCAAGAACAGAAATTACCATTCTAAAAAAGAATAACATTAAAgtgtcataaagttccaacaaataactattattacaacacagtgctattaacaactatggagcattttggcttggacaacaactacaaatctgttggatattttctacaaatagaactaaataactgaagctatgtccaacagatttgtagtttttggaacagattgtctacttgttgctacaagtgtagaacttgttgcaacaactataaatccaTTGGATATCTTCTATAAACAAAACtagataaataccaggacaagaacaaaaaaccatctattggatatcttttcttaaaccctgaaccataccaggacaacaacagaaaaaccatctatttcactacaaacacactacaacaacaacttgaattttatccaaacttttcctaaacccaaaaaataaataaatcaaaacttcttttcaatatTCTTTTTGAGTGGGGGAGGGGgttggtgcaaaaaaaaaaaaacttttcaaaacattttttttaaacaaacatTTTTTTGggaggggtgggggtggtgggtgcaaaaaaaaaaagaaaaacttttcaaaactttgttTAAAAAAgcaatttggggggggggggggggggggggttgtgaggggtgggaggaggagtgggtgaaaaaatatcaaaaatttttaaattttttttggggGTTGGGGGTTGGGGAGGGATGGGAAGAGGAGTGGAGGCTggtaagaaaaaatcaaaactttttttaaattttttttggggTGCAGGGGGTTGGTGAGGGGTGGGGGGAGGATTGCGAGGAGGAGGAGGATGAGGGGtgtgaaaaaataaattaaaaaaatcaaaaatattttttttcggTGGGGGTagtgaggggtgggaggaggagcggggctggtgaaaaaacaaaaaaaaatatcaaaactttttaaattttttttggcGGCGGGGGGAGGACGGAGGGTTGCGAGGACAAGGAcgaggaggaggggggggggtgaaaaaacaaataaataaaatcaaaaaattttaaattttttttggagggtgaggggtggggggagggttgcgaggaggaggaggaggggtgaaaaaataaataaagaaaatgaaaaaaaattatttttttaggggGGGTGGGGGGTTCGGGGGTTGGGAGGAGGAGGGGAGGgggtgaaaaaaaataaaaaaaaataaaaaaaaaaattggtggaGAGGTGGGGTGAGGGACGGAGAGGGGCGTGGGGGAgggggtcaaagtgttaaaaataaaacttgagtgcaaagtgttaaaaataaagttgagggtcaaagtgtcaaaatgAAAACTTTTTGGCAACTTCAAAACCCCTTAATCACTAATAGAAAATTATCACCTCCacctaataattaaaacttgagtcacctcTCCTAAAATAAAAAAACTAAAGAGTCACCAATAATTAAATGCCTCAGGCTAGAAAGGGTACATGTAATCCAGAATTCACGTCTTAGATGACTTGTAGAGTAACTACAACAAGTAATcagtacgcagaccttacccctaccttaatAGATAGAGAGATTATTTTCTATAGATCCTCGGCTCAGAATAAAGCAATAACAAAGCAGGTCAAATAGGAAAAAGGAACAGTAACTACACCGATGAATAAGAGACAATAAATAATACTCTGTAACATGAAACAAAGGACAAGGACCTGCGGAGTAACTAaagaatatttaaaaaaaaaaacactagcaaaatagtgagagagagagagagaagaggagGAAGTGAGAGATCCTCTGATCCACAgtagcaaaataatatatttcTGGTAGAAGATCCAGAATTTCAAGTTTATGGATTCTGAGTTTGCCATCAAATTCATAGCTCATTGTAGTTACCTGGTTTCCTAATACAAATATAAGGTTTAAGCAAAAGTTATTTAACTCGTCCAAACCCATATCTAATATTGTAAATCCACCCTGAACCGAGTCTGAATAAAATGTATTACTCCATATTACAAGAACCCTCTCACAAATACTACCAAATTATAGTTTCTGGAAAATAAGCGGAGCACCATACTGAGGCTGAACAAATACCATAGGCAGAGGAGCATGTGTGTAAGATGGAGACAGTTCAAAAGAGAAGCTTTGTAGAATCATAGACAAAGCCATCTTTGCTTCTAACATGGCAAAATTTTGTCCAATGCATATTCTAGGACCCCAAGCAAATGGTAAATATGTGACTTGACCCTTTGTTGCACTTGATAGTCCTCCTTTAAATCTCTCTGGATTGAACTTGTTTGCATCTTCACCCCATATCTCTTTATCAtgatgcaataagatcactggcATAGAGACTATTACACCAGCTTGTAGAGATAGTTCTCCTAGTGCAGTGTCTTCATTAGCCCGTCGGGTAAGTATTGTTACCGGGGGATATAGCCTTAATGACTCGTACAGGATCATCGTTACCTACAACAAAAATTCCCTCCATCAGTTATATCTAGCACGAACGAGACACATAAAAAGTAGTAGGGATCTAGtaactcagttggttggctacctgaattttcaccttattggtgaggaTTTGAATCCCCACACTGTAATCCCCTTCCCTATTTCCCCTCCCCTACCCccatgtaataaaaaaaaaaaaaaaaaaaagacacataAAAAGTTACCATTATAGTTACGGTCACCGTTCACGGGGGCTTCGGTCGCCGGCTCCCGTATCATAAAGTCACCAATTTCCTTAACCTTTTGCAATGGGCAGGCATCAACTCCCATACATGGTCTTACGACTTTGCTGAGACCTGTGTTTTTGGTAAGTAGTCGCCAGGCCTGGTCGCTACGACCCCTTTTTACCGAAGTTACGGGGGTACTTTGCTGACTTCCTTAAATTTTTGGGGCTAAACTAATTCCTATGGATGGAGTAATCCTCTATCTTGTAACCAACATAAAGAGAAGTTCAAGAAATGAGATTATCCACGCTATTGAAGACATAATTCTCTAATAGCTTAAACTGATggatgagatggtcacacaatTCAACACGGTGCTAGAGCAAGAAGAAATCATAAGCTCAAGTCTCACACCACCGATAATCAAAAGAAGCACGTGCTTTTAGAagagaaccccccccccccctaaggaAACCATGACATCTTCTAGTCCAGCGTCATAGCTTCAGCTTTTTAAAATTCAAGCACTCGAGAAATAGCAATAGCAACGAAAGTAAATACCCATGGCACATAAATTGAACCAACAAAACTAGAATACTCACAACTTTTAGACGATTTAATCCATCAAAATCTGGTTTCTGACTCCCAAACACTTGCAAGACTTCTTCTCTGGCCCGTGTCTGCCAATCTTGATACCTGCTCAACAACACGAGAGTCCATAGGAGCCACACTGATGTAGTTTCTGCGCCAGCAAAATAGAATAGCTTGCATTCTTCAATGACTTCTTCGATGCTCATTCCAAAGTCCTTGTTTCCGTGCTGTTCAATTTCTTTATAATTCGATTCAAGCAATATGCCCAATAGATCCTCATTATCTGCATCCCCTGCTTCCATTTCCTTCAATCTCTTATCAATAATACCTCTTATTAAGGACTGAACGTCCCTTTTTATTTCCTTCATTCTTCTGTTCCTCTTTGTTGGTAAAAATCTTTATAAAACAGAAAACCAAAATGCATTCACAAAAATTAGAACTAATCAATTTGCATTTCCTAATGAACTCTGTTTCTTATAATAGAGTACAACAGCTACAATTACCAAATTCTTAGGAGAATTAAGTTACCTCCCGCCTGGGACATAAACGGAGCGTAGAGCGTTGAGAAAATGCTGTCCTTGTTCCTTTTGAAGTTCAAAAATCTTTCTACCTTCTTCATAACTACTGCCAAAAGCCGTCCGAGAGATCACATCACCACTCAATTTCTGAAGGTGAGGCCATATATCTATCTCATGTGAGCCCTCAACTGCAACCATGTCTTCCCATTTGCTCAGCATCTCACTGCAGCTCAAGTAAAAAGCTGGAAGCATATGCTGTTCGAGAAAATGGTGAAAGAGGAAACATGTCAATGACACAGCACTTGAAACATATTAGGAATACATAGTAGTAAAAATGTGATAGAGAAGCAAAAACATAGAGGCTGGAGCAATAGCAATTCAAGAAGCAATGAGGTATTGTAAGATAGCCAACATTACACAAATGATTCTGGGAACTGACAGATGTGCTGGAAAAGATTCAGAATATCATGGAGGAACTGCAGAGTCATATTGTTCATATATTGAGAGAAGGAAATCAGCTAGCTGATTATTTGGCAAATTATGCAATGGAGAACACACATTTACTACAGTTTACAGATTTTACATGCTTGCCAATACAAGGAAGAAGAATTCTCAACATAAACAAGACACAAATTCCAAATTTAAGGATCAAGACAAGAAGGATTATGCATAGAGTTGCATTAGAAGTTTCCTAGCTTTCATTTTGCTTCTTTGAACCTTTTTttcctttgttttgttttttggacTTCTGCAGTTTTTTGATTGTATATAAAAATTTCTGTTAGGGTGAATCCTAACAGAATAAATTgcttaaaaaaaaagatagagaAGCAAGATCCCGCATGTTATCCATAGGTGGATTAATTAGGAATTGCGAACATAATAATTTCTGGTTGACCAATCACGAAGTTGAAGGAAGAAGAGGGGAAGGAAAGCAATGGCAAACCTTTAACTTCTCTAGATGGAAGGCAGGATTGATGATTTTTCTATGTTTGGTCCATTTGTCTTCCTCATGGCTTACTAGTCCTTGTACAAATAAGGTGGCGAATGGATTTGCATGAAGCTTTTGATACAAGTAGTTTCTGGAGAGTACTTCCTTTATAAGCTCAGGTTCCATGATCAATACTTGTGGTCTTGGACCAAACCATATAAAAGATTTTTTCCCTGCAAGCATATGTTCAGACTTTCAGGTATAACTATTAGTACAAATTGGAAATGAACATTTATATAACCAAAAACTAGAAAGACATGAACAGAGTTATCTTCAATAGATCAGCAAATCAGGAGAAGAAGGCTAATTAAAACTTCATCAAATCCAATCTTTCAAAACCTTCACTTTCAAAGAGGAAGAACCAATCTTTTAATTAGAGTAAGGACAAGTTTAATTTGGATTATGTTAGCTGATATGACCATctttcaattaaatcagcttcaTTAGTCATAATCATTGTTTGACT
Protein-coding sequences here:
- the LOC132620279 gene encoding cytochrome P450 CYP72A219-like; translated protein: MDTIQMTVKVCCAAIAITLFVCLWRVLNWVWFRPKKLEKLLRKQGLKGNSYRVLYGDMKDQSGMIKEATSKPMNLSDDDVAPRMVPFLLETIKKYGKKSFIWFGPRPQVLIMEPELIKEVLSRNYLYQKLHANPFATLFVQGLVSHEEDKWTKHRKIINPAFHLEKLKHMLPAFYLSCSEMLSKWEDMVAVEGSHEIDIWPHLQKLSGDVISRTAFGSSYEEGRKIFELQKEQGQHFLNALRSVYVPGGRFLPTKRNRRMKEIKRDVQSLIRGIIDKRLKEMEAGDADNEDLLGILLESNYKEIEQHGNKDFGMSIEEVIEECKLFYFAGAETTSVWLLWTLVLLSRYQDWQTRAREEVLQVFGSQKPDFDGLNRLKVVTMILYESLRLYPPVTILTRRANEDTALGELSLQAGVIVSMPVILLHHDKEIWGEDANKFNPERFKGGLSSATKGQVTYLPFAWGPRICIGQNFAMLEAKMALSMILQSFSFELSPSYTHAPLPMVFVQPQYGAPLIFQKL